A DNA window from Anastrepha ludens isolate Willacy chromosome 6, idAnaLude1.1, whole genome shotgun sequence contains the following coding sequences:
- the LOC128868138 gene encoding uncharacterized protein LOC128868138 produces the protein MDFFLRVQICTHLPKQEGREDVNDEKHAGRPSSSTTDEKIDEVKKMAFAEGLDISIGSCHSIFFNDLGMRRVAAKFVPKLRNFDQKQHSMNIANEMLDFVRDDPNLLQTVITDDESWVYGYDVETKAQSSQWKLPYEPRPKKERQVRSNVKVLLTVFFDCRGAVHHEFLPQGKTVNKEYYLQVMSNLRKAIRQKRPDLWKNKNWLLRHDKAPACARLFGQKQHTNDATVTVFLRSGPLFLFPKLQRPMKARRYATIDEIKTTTKEDLNKIKK, from the coding sequence TTCAGATTTGTACGCACCTCCCCAAGcaagaaggccgagaagatgtgaacgacgaaaagcatgccggacgcccgagctcttcaacaacagacgaaaaaattgatgaagtgaagaaaatggcatTTGCTGAaggcctagacatatcgattggctcgtgccattcgatttttttcaatgatttgggcatgagacgggttgccgcaaaattcgtaccaaaactgcgcaatttcgaccaaaagcagcatagcatgaacattgctaatgagatgttggactttgTCCGAgatgacccaaatttgctccagacgGTCATAACtgatgacgaatcgtgggtttatggttatgacgtggaaaccaaagctcaatcatctcaatggaagctgccgtacgaaccaagaccaaaaaaagagcgccaagttcggtcgaatgtaaaagttttgcttactgttttcttcgattgcaggggcgctgtgcatcatgagttcttgccacagggtaaaacggtcaataaggaatattacctgcaagttatgtccaatttgcgcaaagcaatccgccagaaacgcccggatttgtggaagaacaaaaattggctcttgcgtCACGATAAGGCCcctgcttgtgcgcgactttttggccaaaaacaacacactaatgatgccacagtcaCCGTATTCCtgagatctggccccctgttcttgttcccgaaactgcagagacccatgaaagcacggcgctacgctacgattgacgagataaagacgacaACGAAGGAGGacctgaacaagataaaaaaatga